A genomic segment from Syntrophotalea acetylenivorans encodes:
- a CDS encoding glycosyltransferase family 2 protein yields the protein MERPGLQLAWIDAASPGLELPIKDGGVGLARKVGFDLALKRLTFGQSDPLLIALDADTLVRPDYLPALHEHFQDTVSGAAVIPFCHQPGNDQVHDRAIARYELFLRCHLLGLTLAGSPYAFHTVGSTMACRATAYARAGGMNRRQAGEDFYFLQQLAKTAGVAQLSGTVVYPSARPSRRTPFGTGRSVSALLAGDSEAVLFYPAACYTVLGEWLQLANDQLNLDGATLLQRAGRYCEPLADFLQKEKFPVLWDRLKGNHGTPDALLKAFHDWFDGLKTTRLIHHLCATSFPRCQPETVVPELLKAAGLPASACLTEQLAELRLHQGALP from the coding sequence GGGTCGGCCTGGCCCGTAAGGTCGGCTTCGATCTGGCCCTGAAACGGCTCACCTTCGGGCAATCGGACCCGCTGCTCATCGCCCTAGACGCCGACACCCTGGTGCGCCCCGACTATCTGCCCGCCTTGCATGAGCATTTTCAGGACACGGTCTCCGGAGCGGCCGTCATCCCCTTCTGTCATCAGCCAGGTAACGACCAAGTTCATGACAGGGCCATCGCCCGCTACGAACTCTTTTTACGCTGCCACCTTCTCGGGCTGACTCTAGCCGGCTCGCCCTATGCATTTCACACCGTCGGCAGCACCATGGCCTGCCGAGCCACGGCCTATGCCCGCGCCGGCGGCATGAACCGCCGCCAAGCCGGTGAAGATTTCTACTTTCTGCAGCAGCTTGCCAAAACCGCCGGGGTCGCCCAACTCAGCGGCACCGTCGTCTATCCTTCGGCCCGCCCCTCAAGGCGCACCCCTTTCGGCACCGGCCGCAGCGTCAGTGCCCTGCTGGCCGGGGATAGCGAGGCGGTACTCTTTTATCCGGCGGCCTGTTATACGGTGCTCGGCGAGTGGTTGCAACTGGCCAACGATCAGCTAAACCTTGACGGTGCGACATTGCTGCAGCGGGCCGGCCGATACTGTGAGCCGCTGGCAGATTTTCTTCAAAAAGAAAAATTTCCGGTCCTATGGGATCGCCTTAAAGGCAACCATGGCACTCCGGATGCTCTCCTCAAAGCCTTTCACGACTGGTTCGACGGTCTCAAGACCACCCGCCTGATCCATCATCTGTGCGCCACGTCTTTCCCTCGTTGCCAACCAGAGACCGTCGTCCCCGAACTTCTGAAAGCCGCCGGTCTACCTGCAAGCGCCTGTCTTACCGAACAGTTGGCCGAGCTGCGCCTTCATCAGGGAGCCCTGCCTTAA
- a CDS encoding PilZ domain-containing protein, translating to MSEEQVSHEIKEAQKRKHLRSPMIILNIINASGSKSFFGYGKNISLGGMFIGTVNPREIGTRFRLEIPLPAPILKIVQCECEVVWNRQFSKESTLEPGMGLKFLDMPESDGEAIDRWVRHHKS from the coding sequence ATGAGCGAAGAGCAAGTCTCCCACGAAATTAAAGAAGCCCAGAAACGCAAACACTTGCGCTCGCCGATGATTATTCTGAACATTATCAACGCCAGCGGCAGCAAGAGCTTTTTCGGCTATGGTAAAAATATCAGCCTGGGCGGGATGTTCATCGGCACCGTCAACCCTCGGGAAATAGGCACCCGCTTCCGCCTGGAGATCCCCTTGCCTGCTCCGATTCTCAAGATTGTTCAATGCGAATGCGAGGTGGTCTGGAACCGCCAATTCAGTAAAGAGTCGACCCTCGAGCCCGGCATGGGCTTGAAATTTCTCGATATGCCGGAAAGCGATGGCGAAGCTATTGATCGTTGGGTACGCCATCATAAGAGTTGA
- a CDS encoding dicarboxylate/amino acid:cation symporter, translated as MPQASETTHPLELLHPRSLKFLADYLQSLVRGRLWLQVLIGMLLGVGTGILLGPSLGWVRPAASVVIGDWLAFPGKLFLALIQMIVIPLVVASVIRGLAATEDVEQLRRMGVRVVLFFVATTALAIVIGLVLASLIKPGNFVDSSALQGTGGGVPPATVETSGPVGIDLNSLPQRVITLLPVNPLTSMVESDMLQVVIFSMVVGVALVMMSPVQSQPLLDLLGSLQAVCMTVVRWAMLLAPLAVFGLLAQLTARLGTAALLGMAVYVGTVLLGLLTLFCVYLLIMFLCLRRSPWYFICSVREVLLLAFSTSSSAAVMPLSIKTAEEKLGVRPSVSQFVIPLGATINMNGTALYQGVAALFLAQIYGIEISLAGMVLIVVTAVGASIGAPSTPGVGIVILAMVLSTVGVPAAGIALVLGVDRILDMSRTAINVCGDLVTAQLMDVWVGGKTSARQQLKAEARRELERARTGADVLTGPGPGEA; from the coding sequence ATGCCGCAGGCGTCGGAAACAACCCACCCCCTGGAGTTGCTTCATCCCCGCTCCCTGAAATTTCTGGCCGACTATCTACAGTCGCTGGTTCGCGGGCGCCTCTGGTTGCAGGTGCTGATTGGCATGCTGCTGGGGGTCGGCACGGGGATTCTGCTTGGCCCGTCCCTTGGCTGGGTCCGTCCGGCGGCTTCCGTGGTGATCGGCGACTGGCTGGCTTTTCCCGGCAAGCTGTTTCTGGCCCTGATCCAGATGATTGTCATTCCGCTGGTGGTCGCCTCGGTCATTCGCGGGTTGGCCGCCACCGAGGATGTGGAACAGCTGCGCCGCATGGGGGTACGGGTGGTGCTGTTCTTCGTTGCAACTACGGCCCTGGCCATTGTTATCGGCCTGGTGCTGGCTTCTCTCATCAAGCCGGGCAACTTCGTCGACAGCAGCGCCCTGCAGGGGACCGGAGGAGGCGTCCCACCTGCGACGGTTGAGACCTCGGGGCCGGTCGGTATCGATCTCAACAGCCTGCCGCAAAGGGTAATCACCCTGCTGCCGGTTAATCCCCTCACCTCCATGGTGGAGAGCGACATGCTGCAGGTGGTGATCTTCTCCATGGTTGTTGGGGTGGCGCTGGTGATGATGTCGCCGGTCCAGTCCCAGCCTCTGCTCGATCTTCTTGGCTCGCTGCAGGCTGTGTGCATGACTGTGGTGCGCTGGGCCATGCTGCTGGCGCCGCTGGCGGTGTTCGGACTGTTGGCTCAGCTTACCGCCCGGCTCGGGACCGCAGCTCTGTTAGGCATGGCGGTCTACGTGGGCACGGTACTGCTCGGACTGCTTACTCTTTTTTGTGTCTACCTGCTGATCATGTTCCTCTGCTTGCGGCGCTCCCCTTGGTACTTTATATGCTCGGTGCGGGAGGTGCTGCTGTTGGCTTTTTCCACCTCCAGTTCGGCGGCGGTCATGCCCCTGTCCATCAAGACCGCCGAAGAGAAGCTTGGCGTGCGTCCCTCCGTCTCCCAGTTCGTAATCCCTTTGGGGGCGACCATCAATATGAACGGCACCGCACTCTACCAGGGGGTGGCTGCCCTGTTCCTGGCGCAGATCTACGGCATCGAAATCAGCCTGGCCGGTATGGTCCTGATTGTGGTGACCGCCGTGGGGGCCTCCATCGGTGCGCCCTCCACCCCCGGGGTGGGGATAGTCATCCTGGCCATGGTGCTGTCGACAGTCGGGGTGCCCGCAGCTGGCATCGCCCTGGTGCTGGGTGTGGACCGCATTCTCGATATGAGCCGTACCGCCATCAACGTCTGCGGCGATCTGGTAACGGCCCAGCTCATGGATGTCTGGGTCGGCGGCAAGACCAGCGCCCGCCAGCAACTCAAGGCCGAAGCCCGAAGGGAGCTGGAGCGGGCCCGCACCGGGGCCGATGTTCTCACCGGCCCCGGTCCAGGTGAAGCGTAA
- a CDS encoding oleate hydratase has protein sequence MRREKNANPKDAKVYLVGSGIASLASATYLIKDAGVPGESIHILEQDTVAGGALDGAGDAEHGFVIRGGRMHEKHFVCYWDLLSNIPSYDNPSVSVKDESFEFSSRFVSHAQARLLKDGKRMDLSSFGLSIKDQADLLKLTLASEKSLDNLRIEDWFNREFFDTNYWYLWATMFAFQRWSSVAVMRRYMKRFIHLLDGMPHLGGVMRTKYNQYHSVVIPLQRYLQERGVQFHLQTRVVDIDFDLSADLKTATALHTVGKDGVKETIALGKNGYVFITNGSITESTDQGSWIRPPVLKDKSSSGAWTLWEKIASKDKAFGNPGVFSDQIDLQKWYSYTATLRDSTFHEYMEDFSGNLSGTGGLVTLVDSNWLMSIVIARQPHFPNQPQGVKVFWGYGLFPDREGNYIKKRMSDCNGEEILEELWYHLRIQELMKPVVDAGKVNCIPVAMPFIDSLFMPCAEGDRPDVLPDGATNLAFLGQFAEVPKDCVFTVEYSVRCAQMAVYGLFDTGRDVLPVYDSIHKPAVLIKALKAISR, from the coding sequence ATGCGAAGAGAAAAAAATGCTAACCCGAAAGATGCCAAGGTCTATCTCGTCGGTAGCGGCATCGCTTCGCTGGCGAGTGCCACCTATCTCATCAAGGATGCCGGAGTGCCTGGAGAAAGCATTCATATCCTGGAGCAGGACACTGTAGCTGGTGGTGCTCTGGATGGTGCCGGCGATGCGGAACACGGGTTTGTTATTCGCGGTGGCCGCATGCATGAAAAACATTTCGTCTGCTATTGGGATCTTTTGTCCAACATCCCTTCCTACGATAATCCTTCTGTGTCGGTTAAGGACGAGTCTTTCGAGTTCAGTTCCCGTTTCGTTTCCCATGCTCAGGCCCGTCTACTCAAGGATGGCAAACGAATGGACCTTTCCTCCTTCGGTCTCTCTATCAAGGATCAGGCGGACCTGCTGAAACTGACCCTTGCTTCGGAAAAATCGTTGGACAATCTGCGGATCGAGGACTGGTTCAACAGGGAGTTTTTCGACACCAATTACTGGTATCTGTGGGCGACCATGTTCGCCTTCCAGAGGTGGAGCAGTGTGGCTGTGATGAGGCGTTACATGAAGCGCTTTATCCACCTGCTGGATGGGATGCCCCATCTTGGCGGCGTCATGCGCACCAAATATAACCAGTACCACTCGGTGGTCATTCCCCTACAACGCTACCTGCAGGAAAGAGGTGTACAGTTTCATCTGCAGACCCGGGTGGTCGATATCGACTTCGATCTGTCTGCCGATCTGAAGACAGCTACGGCTTTGCACACGGTTGGCAAGGATGGAGTTAAAGAAACCATTGCCCTCGGTAAAAACGGCTATGTGTTTATCACCAACGGCTCCATTACCGAAAGTACCGATCAGGGTTCCTGGATCAGGCCGCCGGTATTGAAAGACAAGTCCAGCTCAGGAGCGTGGACGCTTTGGGAAAAGATTGCCAGCAAAGATAAAGCGTTTGGTAATCCCGGTGTCTTCAGCGACCAGATCGATCTGCAGAAATGGTACTCGTACACAGCGACCCTGCGAGACAGTACCTTTCATGAATATATGGAGGACTTTTCCGGCAATTTGAGTGGCACCGGTGGTCTGGTGACGCTGGTCGATTCCAACTGGTTGATGTCGATTGTTATAGCCCGGCAACCGCATTTCCCCAACCAGCCGCAAGGGGTCAAGGTTTTTTGGGGATATGGCCTGTTCCCTGATCGAGAAGGGAATTACATCAAGAAGAGAATGTCCGATTGCAATGGCGAGGAGATACTCGAAGAACTCTGGTACCATTTGAGGATACAGGAACTGATGAAGCCGGTGGTGGACGCTGGTAAGGTCAACTGTATACCGGTGGCCATGCCCTTTATCGACAGTCTGTTTATGCCCTGCGCCGAGGGGGATCGTCCCGATGTCCTGCCGGATGGAGCAACCAATTTGGCTTTCCTCGGCCAGTTTGCCGAAGTGCCGAAGGATTGCGTTTTTACTGTCGAGTACTCGGTGCGTTGCGCCCAGATGGCGGTGTATGGTCTGTTTGATACCGGCAGGGATGTTCTGCCGGTCTACGATTCGATCCACAAACCCGCTGTGCTGATCAAGGCGTTGAAAGCCATCTCCAGATAG